In Acaryochloris thomasi RCC1774, the DNA window GTCGCTTTGGCGGCTCTTTGGCAAGCTGATTCTGCTTCTCTACTGTGGATATTAATGATCGGGGTAACTGCAGTTATTGGATATTTTGCCGGGGGAGGGTTGAGATCGCACCTCCCTCCCGGCCAGCTTAATCGGGGTCTACCCCTTCTTTGGTTCTCTACTTTCTTGGTCGTTGTTTGGCTGCTAAGCGGCGGTCTGGGCTTAACGCCTGTGCCCACCAACCTCTGGAACGGACTGTTATTGACGCTCTTGATGGCGGCTTTGAGCATTGTGCTGTCTTTCCCGCTGGGGGTGCTGCTGGCCCTAGGGCGACGGAGCGATTTGCCCATTATTCGAACGCTCTCGATTTTATACATCGAAGTGATTCGGGGTTTGCCTTTAATTGGCGTTTTGTTTATGGCCCAAGTGATGCTGCCGTTGGTGTTGCCCGCTCAGCTTGAATTAGATGCAGTGGTCCGTGCGATCGCAGGTTTAACGCTCTTCAGTGCCGCCTACCTAGCTGAAAACGTTCGCGGTGGCCTGCAGTCTGTGCCCAAAGGCCAAACGGAGGCGGCTCAAGTGTTGGGCTTAAATCCGATGCTGACGTTGGGGCTGGTGGTTCTTCCCCAGGCTTTGCGAGCCGTGATTCCTGCCATTGTGGGCCAGTTTATTGGCCTGTTTAAAGATACGTCATTGCTCTCTATTGTGGGGCTTGTGGAGCTGACCGGCATTGCCCGTTCGATCCTGTCACAGCCTGACTTTCTTGGACGCTACGCCGAAGTGTATCTGGTGATTGGGTTGGTCTACTTTGGGTTTTGTTATTTGATGTCTTTAGCCAGTCGGCGATTAGAGCAACAGTTAGGGAGCTGATCTGACAGATGCAGCAAAATCTCTCATCTGATAATGCCTGAAAATAGGTGGCGGAGGTGGGTTGTCCCTGGGTGCTTAAGCAATGTCGACAATGACTTTACCGATTAACTTACCGCTGTCCATTGCGTCATGGGCTGTCGCTGTTTCGTCTAAGGCATAGCGTGCAGCAATGAGAGATTTGAGGGCGCCATTTGCGATCACATCATTAATCCCCTGTGCTGCTGCTGCATGGGCCTCATCACTCATGGCATAGACCAATACGGTCCTTAGCATGGCATTTTTATACAGCAAGTCATAGAACGGAATTTCAACGGTAGGACTGTTGCCGGATTCATAGGCAGCAATCACGCCGTTGGGTCTAATCAAAGAAGCGTTCAGCTCTATGTTAGTGGCTAGGGCCACATCAGCAATCCGTTCCACACGGCGCTTTTCGGTAATGTCTATGACTCGCTGCTTCACGTTTTCTGTGTTGTAGTTGATGACGTGATCAGCCCCCATTGCAAGGGCAACTTCGGCTTTCTCGTTGTTGCTGATGGTTGCGATCGCAGTTGCGCCCCCCCACTTAGCCAGTTGAATAGCGTACATACCTACAGCACCCGCACCTCCATGAATCAAAACGGTCTTGCCGTTTACAGGTCCATCGCTGAAGATCAGAAAGTGAGCGGTCATCGCGGGTACACCCAAGCTTGCCCCCTCAGCGAAGCTTAGATTCTCTGGCATGGGAATGGCTTTATGGGCAGGAATAACAACGAACTCTGCAGCCGTACCGAAGGCTTGCCCCCGCTGGGCTTCGTAAATCCAAGCGCGCTCTCCGACTCGATCAGATGCAATGCCTTCACCCACCGCATCAATGATGCCTGCCCCGTCGTTGTGGGGAATCGTGCGGGGATAAGGCTGCTTGAGTCCCATCCAGCCGCTGCGGAATTTTGTATCTGATGGATTGATGCCAGAGGCTTTGACGGCAACTCGGACTTCACCCGGTCCTGGTTCAGGGGTTTCCATCTCACCGTAGTGCAGTACCTCTTTAGCTTCGCCCGGCTGTTCATACCAAATTGCTTTCATGATTGTTCCTTATGCTCACTGCTTCCAGGTGTGGTCATTCTGCCACTCTGCTTCTCTCGTTTGCGATCGCATCAACAGCTAAGCTTCAGCCACCAATTGCTCATGATGCTGCTGAGCAAACTCACGCCAGGTCATCGGTTTACGCCCGGTAATTGCTTCAAAATTATCGAAGGTAGCATCTGCATTAGGAATGGCATCTTCGTTATTCAGCTTGAATTGTGTGTAGACACAGTTGATGTAGGCTGGGTCAGCTCCGGCAGCTAAAGAATTTTCCAAGAACTCTTCCGGCGGGCGAGCTTCAGCGGTGAATGTTTGCCCTGTCACCTGCGTAAAAATGTCTGCAATTTCATCAAAGGTCTTGGCATCATAGCCTAGCGGAATCACCTGCCCAGCATATTTCTCTGGCTCTCGTAGGGCATGGGCGACCACCAATGCCAAGTCATCGCAGTCAATCCAGCTCCAGCGGGCATTGCCCACATAGTGACGAATGACGGTGCCATCCATCCAGCGGTAGCCAGGGCCAGTAATGTTTTGCATGAAAGCCTCCGGGCGCAAGTGGGTATAGCTAAAACCCTGCTTTTCGATATAGGCTTCCACCAGTTGATGCCAGCCCCAGTGGGCGACTTCGTTGGTGGGTGCGGTGGATGCCCCAATGTGGACAATGTGCTGAACGCCTGTGGTTTTGGCTGCATCCACAAAGCGCTTGCTTTGGCGCAGCATATCAACGGTGTAGCCGGTGAGCAGCAGAGCGCGATTGATACCTTCCAGTGCAGGTTCTAGGGTTTCAGGTTTGTCTAGATCAAGAATGACCGTTTTGATGCCCTGGTCTTGAAACGCCCTGGCTTTTTCTGGTGAGCGAACAGCGGCAATGGGGTTGCTATCCCCTGCAAGCTGGAGCTGACGCAGCGCTTCACTTCCAACTTTTCCCGTTGCGCCTAAAACAAGAATATTGGGCTGAGTGGTCATGATGTTTTTCCCTTATCTGTTTATCGAATTGTGCTGTCTGACTGGGGTGCCAGCACTACTCACCGCCAGTGATGGAATGCTTCTACACTGCATGGACTTCACCCCGCCAGTAGGTCTCCCTCATCATTACTCTCTGTTCTCTGAATTGCTGGTACCAGTACCAATCGGTGCTGAAACATGCTCGTGGATCATCGTCCAACTGCTTCCTCGCCGTTGCCAAATTGCTGTTTGGCGCATGGGAAAAGCAATTTTCTTCCCATCATTGGTTTGAGCATCCAAATTCATGACTGTAGTTGTCCAAGCCAGATCGTCACCATAACGACGAATATCTAGATCACCTGTGGGGGTTAATTTCATCATTTTCAGGTTGGCAAATAATTCTTCTCCTGATTGCCGCATATCTTCAAAACCCACAAATCTCTCAGGCAAGATTGCGTCGTAAAACACTAGGTCTGGATCCTCGGCATAAAGAACCCGAACTGCATCAACATCAAGCGTGCCGTCTTCGGACGACCAGGCGACTGCGTAAGCGTTAATTAAATTAGTGAAGGTGCCTTCATCAGAGTCACCTGTCATGACGTCAAGTGCTGATTGTGATTTAGAGACTGTTTCTGCGATGACGTTTTGCGACAAGGCTTTGGGTGAGATAGATACGACCACAGACATCATCCCTGTGGTAGCCAGAGCAGTTGCAAATAGGTGATTCAGTTTCATCATCAATGTCTCCTCAGCAGAAAATGCGTATAAATTGTCGAATGAGTTCTCAGCCTTCTTGGATATTGCAAGCAGCGGTCGTTTCCGCTCAAAGGTGGGTACTGCAAAAGACTGCTATCAGAATTTTGGATTGATCCATGACGGATAAATCATGGTTGAGTTGTGTTTAAGCACTGTCTTGTACGTTGTTTTGCTCATACCAACTGGCGCTATCTCAGACAAGCTGTCGGCCTTGTTTTTTTGCTGATGCTGAATCCGAAGATACTCTTCCATCAAGTTGATTTTTAGCCAGTTGGGGGAGTCTTGCGCATACTGCGCGCTTCACCGCGCCAGCCTGTTTCATGGAGCCACTTTCGAAATGACTTGAGGCCCGGATGTAGTTTTCGTAGCGCTTCGAAATTACGCTGCTCGAAGAAGCCGTCTCGATAGATCAGCATGTTGTTCAGGGGGTCGTGAGCGTTCGGCAGGCCCGAATTGAGAAACTCCTGTTCGGTCATCGGCTGGTATACAGCGGGGATTCCAGTGACCTCTTCGAACGTACTGACAATCTCATGCATCGTGGCTTCTTCTGATGCAATTCGCAGCGTTCGTCCCCCCCAAGTTTGACGATCATCCACCATCATGCGGGCAAAGTAGCCAATATCTTCTAATGCAACCATCTGCCAGATGCCGCTTCCGATGATGGGACCACGGAAAATCTTTCCTACACGAGCATTGGGCAATTCTCCATCTTCGGGAGTAAAAAAGTCATAGAAGTTTTCGATATACGGACAGGTCACCAGCACGCTGACATGATTGCTGAACCAACCATCGTCAACCTGCCGCATGAATTCATCAGAGCGGCGGTAATCAATGTCGGCCTCGATGGATGCTTTAGCATCGTAATGCGGGACGCAGCATCGACCACCAGATAAGCGACTTGCCGGGTCGAGCGATGAGTAGATGAAGTGATTGACTCCGGCCTGGCGAGCCGCTTCAATTGCGACGTGGGCATGAGCCCGCTCACCATCAACGCTGCCCGATGCGAAAAATGCGGTGTTGCAAAAGACAGTATCGATATCCTCCATCGCAGCTTTTACACTCGATTCATCATCGAGATCGCCCTCAATCAGTTCGATACGCTGCGGATCTAATTTTCCAAGCTGTTTCGCGTAATCGCTCGAAGGATTCCGAGTCATCGCCAATATACGGCAGTCTCGCGATTGATCCGCAACTAGTGCGCGGATGACAGACGATCCCATCGCTCCTGTTGAGCCGATGACTAGAATTCGTTGCATGGTTCCTTGCTCTGCCTATCGTTGATATTTAAAACGGGTCTTGTTGCCCCGCCATTCACGAGAATACGCTCGCCGTCATACTCATCTGGTCGACTATCTATTGAGCTCTGTCAGGACTATGGACATGGTCAACGATGACTGTTGCACCATCTTTTCCTAAACGCTCAGTAATTCTTCACTCGCCCTTCCTCTGCACTGTTTCGTTCGCAGAAGATTGGAGACAAGTGTTGATCTGCCAATCGGTGCTGTCCTGAAACAATACTTGGATAGACGCTTGCTTCACTGCTCTCGTCTTACTAATTACCAAAGCTGCTGTGGTGTTTGACACTTGTCACAGACCTCTCCAAAATCGTAAATCTCTTGAATACAGTGGTTTTTCTGCGTTGCTACATCTCAACTATAAAAAGGCTGTATCATAATGTCTAATTCATGATTATTATGATTGTTATGAATTCAGTGCATAATCAGATCGATCTCAACCTGCTCCATATCTTTGAAGCCGTGATGATGGAGCTAAACGTCAGTCGTGCTGCTGAACGATTGAACATGACCCAGCCTGCAGTGAGTCACGCGCTCCGGCGACTGCGACGGATTACGAACGATGATTTGTTTTTGAAAGTTCCGAGCGGCGTGAGCCCTACGCCGAAAGCCTTAGAACTCTGGGAGCCGATTCGTGAGGGATTGATCCATATTCGACAGGCACTCTCGCCCCCTGCGTTTGAACCGGCTGCGTCTACTCAAACATTTACGCTGGCTGCGGCTGACTATACGGTGGCTCTCTTTTTACCAAAACTGCTGCCGATTCTGGCCCAAACCGCACCCCAAATTAATATCCGCATCGTCCCTAACACCAATATCAATGCAGCAAAGCTCCTCGAACAGTCTGAAATTGATCTGGCGATAGGCCGGTTTTATCGCTCGACTCTTCGGCTCAGAGTACAGGAGGTGATGTGCGATCGCTATGTCTGTATCATGCGCAAAGACCATCCCCTAGCCCGCAAAAAACTGACTCTCAAGCAATATATTAAGGTCAATCATATCCTCGTGACCCTGACGGGAGAAGCAACAGGCTTTATTGATGAGCAGTTAAGAGAAATAGATTTGAGCCGCCGCATCGCTCTGACGGTGAACCAATTCACGCTGGTGCCAGAACTAGTCGCAGGCTCTGACCTGATCTCTGCGATGCCTTCACGCATGGTAGAACGGAGTCCCTTTCAAGCAAACTTGCACATTACAGAGCTACCGATCAAAATTGCACCTGCCTTCCTACAAATAATGTGGCATGAACGCAAACAGATAGATCCAGCCCATGAATGGATGCGAGCTCACCTGATCGCTATTGCCCAAGAGTTACCCACAGTCAGTACGCTTTGAGGTATTGAGCTTGCTGTCAGAGAAATCAAAGGCCTTGCGATATTTGCGATAGGTGTGACACCTGTCAGAATTGAGGTTGGCAAGATCGCTACGGTATAGACAATTTTTGACTTTGCTCGCTCGTACATGCCAGATTACCTCTATGACTTGGCTCTCTCAACTTGAGTTGAGTTCCTCACGCGTGCAGGCTTTGCGTTGAAAGTGTATGGCAACAGTTCAAGATCATTACCAAAATGTTCTATCTGATATCTATTCCTGGATGTTCGGTGGATTTGAGGCGCAGCTCCCAAAGAATCGAAGCTTTTTTAAGACCCATTCCATACACCCGATGGGGACTGCCGTTGCGATTGACTTGGGTTCAGGATGCGGCTTTCAAAGTATTCCCTTGGCTGAGAAGGGTTTTGCAGTAACGGCTATCGATTTGGACGAGCACTTGCTTGCACAACTAAAAGCCAACGACACGACAGGAAGGGTGGCGACAGTACGTGGCGACAGTACGTGGCGACATGCTTAACTTCACAAGTTACATATCTGCGGTACCGGAGTTGATTGTCTGTATGACGGATACCCTGCTTCATCTTGAGTCAAAAGATCAGGTTCGTGAGCTATTCAGTAAGGTATTCAATCATTTAGAAATCCCGGGACGATTTGTGATCACCTTTCGCGACCTTTCAAAAGAGCTTGAGAGTTTAGATCGATTCATTCCAGTCAAGCAAGATGACAGCAAGATTTTCACCTGTTTCTTGGAGTATGAACCGGAGACAGTAAAAGTGCATGATCTGCTCTACAAAAATGTTGATGATCAATGGAGCCTGAATAAGAGCTTCTATCGCAAGCTACGTCTTTCTCCAGATTGGGTTGAAGACAGTCTCATGGCAACTGGTTTTGGGAACGTCTCTCTAGAGGTTGAGAACGGTGTTGTAATTGCGATCGCAAAAAAGACCAGGGCATGACGCTCTAGAGAAGCAAAGCTAAACTAAGCAGCCTTTTTCTGCAGCACCAAACGCACGACGGAGGCTTGCCCATGATGACCTTCTCCTTCGCTCAAGTCTGTTATGGTTTCCGTCAGCTCCAGCACCTCTGCGTTTGCAAAATCTTGCCGTAGCAGCTCAGGCGTATAGAGCATTTCTGGGATTTTAGGACCACCGGAATCGTACTGGTGCTGATATTCAATTTGCTGAGGATTGAATGCTTCGAGGATTAACAGCCCACCAGGCTTGAGCGCACTGAGCATTGCCCAATGAATTTGCGGACGAAGCTCTGGAGACAGATGGAGATAGATGGAGATGACCAGATCGTATTGGTCTTGGGGCCACGCCCAGGTGGCGAGATCAACACAGTCCGTTTGCAGTTGAACATTGTGCTGAGTTGCTAACGCTTTCGCCTTTTTGAGACCCGCTGCCGAGAGATCAACCGATAAGACTCGGAGTCCTTGCTGGGCCAGCCAGACTCCATTACGTCCCTCTCCATCTCCGACGGCAAGAGCGTTCATTCCTGATTTGAGACGGTGTTGCTGGTGAGTCAGAAATTGATTGGGGGCCGTTCCGTAAATGTAGTTAGAGTCGCCATAGCGATCATTCCAAAACTTAGAGGTATGACTGGTAAACATTTTGTTGGTGGCTCAATGCGATATCAACGTTGTTAAAACTTCTCAACCCACGGTCGCAGCTCAACCTCCCAAGTCCAGGCGCTTCTCGGCTGCTGTAAGAGGTGCAGATAGGTGGTTGCGATCGCATCTGGGTCCAAAAAAGCGTCTGGTTGACCGGCTGACTGCGACACCCCTGGGTTACCAATGGCACCATCAATAACAAAGTGACCCACATGGATATTCTGCGGTGCCAGCTCACGAGCCATGCTTTGGGCTAAACCCCGGAGCGCAAACTTACCCATCGCAAAGGGAGCCGAACGTGGATATCCTTTGATGCTAGCTGATGCCCCAGTAAATAATACGGCACCAGGACCTAGCTTCAGCATTCGTTTGACGGCCTGCTGAGCAACCAAGAACCCACCGTAGGCGGTAACCGCTAGCGCCTGCTCAACGGCTGCTGGATCGAGATCAATCAAAGGTCCTTGGGATCGAGCGCTGGGATTGTAGACCACAACATCAGGTGTTCCGAGTTGCACCTCGACGGACTCAAACAGGCTAGTGACAGAGGCGGGTTGAGCGGCATCGCAGCTAAATGTCTGGGCCTTCACTTCATTGGATAAAGCGCTGAGCTTATCAGTATTGCGGGCCGCCAGCCCAATCGATAGTCCGGCTTGGTGAAAAGTACGAGCCAGAGATGCACTGAGGCCATCACCGGCACCGACAATCAGAGCTGTTTTGTAGGGGATAGACATGCTTTTTTGAAAGATAGAGAACTTACGAATGCCTGAGATTGGACTACGCGGTCAGCCCCCCATCAATGTTGAGAGCCGCGCCCGTAATGTATGCAGCACGCGGACTGGCCAGGAAAGTGGCTAGCTCGGCAATATCTTTGGGTTTACCATAGTGTCCCAGTGCCGTCATTGCGTTGAGTGACTCTGCAAAATCGCCATCGGCAGGATTCATATCAGTATCGATTGGTCCGGGCTGAATGGTATTCACCGTAATGCCTTTAGGGCCTAAGTCCCGCGCCCAGCCTTGAGACATTGCGGCTACAGCTCCCTTACTCATGGCATAGAGGGAGCCACCGGCAAAGGGCATCACGTCTCCATTGACGCTGCCAATATTGATAATTCGTCCCCCGCTCCCCATCTGCTTTACGGCCTCGTTGACTGCCGCGAATACCGCGCGAACGTTGACGGCCACCATGCGGTCGAAGTCCTCTAAGGTTGTCTCTCCAACGGGCTTCATTTCAAAGATGCCAGCGTTGTTGACCAAGATATCTAAACCGCCCAATGTGCTGACGGTTTCATTGACGGCGGCGATGACGCTTTCTGATTGAGCCGCATCCACCTGAATGGCTGTGCCCCGACGGCCAGCTCGTTGGATCTGGACGACCGTTTCTTCTGCCGCAGCAGAGGAATGGTGGTATGTAATCGCAACATCAGCCCCCGCCACTGCGAGGTGGGTTGCGATCGCAGCTCCAATCCCGCGACTCCCTCCGGTAACCAAAGCTTTCTTCCCGTTCAGTTCAGTCATGAATGGACTCCTTTTGTAGTTGAGGAAAGGGTTCAAATGCAGTTGAAGATGCTTGAGAAGAGTTTCATACTGTTTGATACAAAACTATTGTGTACCCTACAGTAAAAAAGTCAAGTTCTAATTTACCGTGAGCAAAACAGGCAGACCACGA includes these proteins:
- a CDS encoding amino acid ABC transporter permease yields the protein MKTLPSPEAAWLWLRRNLFSTWYNVVLTLLCIWVLVQGSIGFIHWTILQAQWSVISVNLRLFLVGRFPITELWRVWGALCLVVAVVSLSWGVVQQFSRQALTIMAFALLGSVALAALWQADSASLLWILMIGVTAVIGYFAGGGLRSHLPPGQLNRGLPLLWFSTFLVVVWLLSGGLGLTPVPTNLWNGLLLTLLMAALSIVLSFPLGVLLALGRRSDLPIIRTLSILYIEVIRGLPLIGVLFMAQVMLPLVLPAQLELDAVVRAIAGLTLFSAAYLAENVRGGLQSVPKGQTEAAQVLGLNPMLTLGLVVLPQALRAVIPAIVGQFIGLFKDTSLLSIVGLVELTGIARSILSQPDFLGRYAEVYLVIGLVYFGFCYLMSLASRRLEQQLGS
- a CDS encoding NADPH:quinone reductase, with product MKAIWYEQPGEAKEVLHYGEMETPEPGPGEVRVAVKASGINPSDTKFRSGWMGLKQPYPRTIPHNDGAGIIDAVGEGIASDRVGERAWIYEAQRGQAFGTAAEFVVIPAHKAIPMPENLSFAEGASLGVPAMTAHFLIFSDGPVNGKTVLIHGGAGAVGMYAIQLAKWGGATAIATISNNEKAEVALAMGADHVINYNTENVKQRVIDITEKRRVERIADVALATNIELNASLIRPNGVIAAYESGNSPTVEIPFYDLLYKNAMLRTVLVYAMSDEAHAAAAQGINDVIANGALKSLIAARYALDETATAHDAMDSGKLIGKVIVDIA
- a CDS encoding NmrA family NAD(P)-binding protein; its protein translation is MTTQPNILVLGATGKVGSEALRQLQLAGDSNPIAAVRSPEKARAFQDQGIKTVILDLDKPETLEPALEGINRALLLTGYTVDMLRQSKRFVDAAKTTGVQHIVHIGASTAPTNEVAHWGWHQLVEAYIEKQGFSYTHLRPEAFMQNITGPGYRWMDGTVIRHYVGNARWSWIDCDDLALVVAHALREPEKYAGQVIPLGYDAKTFDEIADIFTQVTGQTFTAEARPPEEFLENSLAAGADPAYINCVYTQFKLNNEDAIPNADATFDNFEAITGRKPMTWREFAQQHHEQLVAEA
- a CDS encoding YybH family protein, whose protein sequence is MKLNHLFATALATTGMMSVVVSISPKALSQNVIAETVSKSQSALDVMTGDSDEGTFTNLINAYAVAWSSEDGTLDVDAVRVLYAEDPDLVFYDAILPERFVGFEDMRQSGEELFANLKMMKLTPTGDLDIRRYGDDLAWTTTVMNLDAQTNDGKKIAFPMRQTAIWQRRGSSWTMIHEHVSAPIGTGTSNSENRE
- a CDS encoding NmrA/HSCARG family protein — its product is MQRILVIGSTGAMGSSVIRALVADQSRDCRILAMTRNPSSDYAKQLGKLDPQRIELIEGDLDDESSVKAAMEDIDTVFCNTAFFASGSVDGERAHAHVAIEAARQAGVNHFIYSSLDPASRLSGGRCCVPHYDAKASIEADIDYRRSDEFMRQVDDGWFSNHVSVLVTCPYIENFYDFFTPEDGELPNARVGKIFRGPIIGSGIWQMVALEDIGYFARMMVDDRQTWGGRTLRIASEEATMHEIVSTFEEVTGIPAVYQPMTEQEFLNSGLPNAHDPLNNMLIYRDGFFEQRNFEALRKLHPGLKSFRKWLHETGWRGEARSMRKTPPTG
- a CDS encoding LysR family transcriptional regulator; its protein translation is MIIMIVMNSVHNQIDLNLLHIFEAVMMELNVSRAAERLNMTQPAVSHALRRLRRITNDDLFLKVPSGVSPTPKALELWEPIREGLIHIRQALSPPAFEPAASTQTFTLAAADYTVALFLPKLLPILAQTAPQINIRIVPNTNINAAKLLEQSEIDLAIGRFYRSTLRLRVQEVMCDRYVCIMRKDHPLARKKLTLKQYIKVNHILVTLTGEATGFIDEQLREIDLSRRIALTVNQFTLVPELVAGSDLISAMPSRMVERSPFQANLHITELPIKIAPAFLQIMWHERKQIDPAHEWMRAHLIAIAQELPTVSTL
- a CDS encoding class I SAM-dependent methyltransferase, whose translation is MATVQDHYQNVLSDIYSWMFGGFEAQLPKNRSFFKTHSIHPMGTAVAIDLGSGCGFQSIPLAEKGFAVTAIDLDEHLLAQLKANDTTGRVATVRGDSTWRHA
- a CDS encoding class I SAM-dependent methyltransferase → MFTSHTSKFWNDRYGDSNYIYGTAPNQFLTHQQHRLKSGMNALAVGDGEGRNGVWLAQQGLRVLSVDLSAAGLKKAKALATQHNVQLQTDCVDLATWAWPQDQYDLVISIYLHLSPELRPQIHWAMLSALKPGGLLILEAFNPQQIEYQHQYDSGGPKIPEMLYTPELLRQDFANAEVLELTETITDLSEGEGHHGQASVVRLVLQKKAA
- a CDS encoding SDR family NAD(P)-dependent oxidoreductase is translated as MSIPYKTALIVGAGDGLSASLARTFHQAGLSIGLAARNTDKLSALSNEVKAQTFSCDAAQPASVTSLFESVEVQLGTPDVVVYNPSARSQGPLIDLDPAAVEQALAVTAYGGFLVAQQAVKRMLKLGPGAVLFTGASASIKGYPRSAPFAMGKFALRGLAQSMARELAPQNIHVGHFVIDGAIGNPGVSQSAGQPDAFLDPDAIATTYLHLLQQPRSAWTWEVELRPWVEKF
- a CDS encoding 3-oxoacyl-ACP reductase family protein → MTELNGKKALVTGGSRGIGAAIATHLAVAGADVAITYHHSSAAAEETVVQIQRAGRRGTAIQVDAAQSESVIAAVNETVSTLGGLDILVNNAGIFEMKPVGETTLEDFDRMVAVNVRAVFAAVNEAVKQMGSGGRIINIGSVNGDVMPFAGGSLYAMSKGAVAAMSQGWARDLGPKGITVNTIQPGPIDTDMNPADGDFAESLNAMTALGHYGKPKDIAELATFLASPRAAYITGAALNIDGGLTA